A DNA window from Patagioenas fasciata isolate bPatFas1 chromosome 1, bPatFas1.hap1, whole genome shotgun sequence contains the following coding sequences:
- the CYSLTR2 gene encoding cysteinyl leukotriene receptor 2 has translation MNISVMTLDDDFTNSSFNCTTDSFKQVIYPIMYLSIFILGAVGNSLSIYVFFQPSQRKTSVNIYMQNLAVSDLMFVSTLPFRATYFLMGSRWIFGDIMCRIMTYALYANMYCSIYFLTVLSMVRFTAIVYPFKQWKATSMRYAKIICAAIWLFVLAASSPLLSKEIAGYRNPAKCLDLHPSNTHRLLIMNYVVLIVGFILPFCTIIVCYIFAIKTLVRSKAPQCKKAACHKKALSAIIITLILFLLCFLPYHVLRTVHLILSGCSQANLPMHKALVVTLCLAAMHSCLDPVLYYFAAENFKARIRSLYRR, from the coding sequence ATGAATATTTCCGTGATGACACTAGATGACGACTTCACCAACAGCTCCTTCAACTGTACAACTGACAGCTTCAAGCAAGTCATTTATCCCATCATGTACCTCTCTATCTTCATCCTGGGTGCTGTTGGAAATAGCCTCTCCATTTATGTTTTCTTCCAGCCTTCACAGAGGAAGACCTCGGTGAACATTTACATGCAGAACTTGGCTGTTTCAGATCTCATGTTTGTGAGCACTTTACCCTTTCGGGCCACATATTTCCTGATGGGATCACGTTGGATATTTGGTGACATCATGTGCAGGATCATGACTTACGCCTTGTACGCGAACATGTACTGCAGCATTTATTTTCTCACCGTACTCAGCATGGTTCGTTTTACAGCCATCGTCTACCCATTCAAGCAGTGGAAAGCAACCAGCATGAGGTATGCCAAGATAATATGTGCAGCCATATGGCTCTTCGTGCTGGCAGCCTCCAGCCCTTTGTTAAGCAAGGAAATCGCTGGGTACAGGAACCCGGCCAAGTGCTTGGATCTTCATCCCTCCAACACGCATAGGCTCCTCATAATGAACTACGTTGTCCTCATCGTGGGCTTCATTTTGCCTTTTTGCACAATTATTGTCTGCTACATCTTTGCAATAAAAACATTAGTCAGGTCCAAGGCTCCACAGTGCAAGAAGGCGGCCTGTCACAAGAAGGCACTGTCAGCCATCATCATCActctcatcctcttcctcctctgcttcttgCCATATCATGTACTGCGAACTGTCCACCTGATACTCAGCGGTTGCAGCCAGGCCAACCTGCCCATGCACAAAGCACTGGTGGTCACTCTCTGCCTCGCTGCCATGCACAGCTGCCTCGATCCTGTCCTCTATTACTTCGCTGCTGAGAATTTCAAAGCAAGAATCAGAAGTTTATACCGCAGGTAG